Proteins from a genomic interval of Thunnus maccoyii chromosome 1, fThuMac1.1, whole genome shotgun sequence:
- the LOC121897816 gene encoding secretory carrier-associated membrane protein 5 — translation MAEPNFPPLPGFIPLKPCFYQDFDEIPEQHRSMCKKMYHLWMLNSVTLAVNLIGCFAWMFGGGGVTNFGLAIIWLLMFTPCSYVCWFRPIYKAFKSDSSFNFMLFFFVFMAQVGISIIQSIGIPGWGVCGWLATISFFSYNIFIALIMLIPTIMFTAVASLSFIALTKIHNFYRGSGASMTKAQEEWTTGAWKNPHVQAAAQQAAMGAAAGAMQDQYSSPQYNDNQM, via the exons ATGGCTG AGCCTAACTTCCCCCCACTGCCTGGATTCATTCCACTCAAGCCATGCTTCTATCAGGACTTTGATGAGATCCCTGAACAGCACCGCAGCATGTGCAAGAAAATGTACCACCTGTGGATGT TGAATAGTGTAACGCTTGCCGTGAATCTCATTGGCTGCTTTGCTTGGATgtttggaggaggtggagtgACCAATTTTGGACTGGCTATCATATGGCTCCTCATGTTCACTCCCTGCTCTTATGTCTGTTGGTTCAGGCCCATCTACAAGGCCTTCAA gaGTGACAGCTCTTTCAACTTCATGCTGTTCTTTTTTGTGTTCATGGCCCAAGTTGGCATCAGCATCATCCAAAGCATCGGCATCCCTGGATGGGGAGTATG cGGTTGGCTGGCTACCATCTCCTTCTTCAGTTATAATATTTTCATAGCACTGATCATGCTGATCCCTACTATCATGTTCACTGCGGTGGCATCACTGTCCTTTATTGCCCTCACAAAG ATCCATAATTTCTACCGTGGCAGTGGGGCCAGCATGACCAAAGCTCAGGAGGAATGGACCACAGGAGCCTGGAAGAACCCTCATGTCCAGGCAGCAGCCCAGCAGGCCGCCATGGGGGCAGCTGCTGGAGCCATGCAGGATCAGTACTCCAGCCCACAATATAATGACAACCAGATGTAG